From Bacillus sp. Bos-x628, the proteins below share one genomic window:
- a CDS encoding spore germination protein translates to MPNTNEQTRLHFLSGNFEEKIRILKKTFQHSGDFEYREFMVNETKSVLFFIKTRIDEGKLNDFIIGNLLGTPGKQDYIKSLSTLETGDLTLITDSIIAGSIAFLDENSSQIKLFAVGQPPLRSISEPSSESIITGAHDGFVESLDTNIYLLRSHLNDRKLALQYHKIGTKSETKIAIVYISDIVNKEKVEEINKRITSIKVDTIISPGSIVEAIEDDSFSIFPQLIDTERPDKVRSAILEGRIVLLIDGSPMAIILPVTFFSFFQSPDDYNSRWIPATFIRILRYLACLIAIILPSFYIAVIGFHYEVVPDELAITMKNSIIGIPFPPLIEAMLMEITIELIREAGVRLPKPIGQTIGIVGGLVIGDAVVKAGLISNVLVIVVAVTAVASFVLPSFEMTATIRMLRFPLMFMASMFGFIGISFGLSMMLMNLCRLESLGVPYLSPVAPFNWQDLKDTIIRLPMWMYKMRPIYLKPQKERQTEDLRGWKHKHGK, encoded by the coding sequence ATGCCAAACACAAATGAGCAAACACGATTGCATTTTCTATCAGGCAACTTTGAAGAAAAGATTAGAATTTTGAAAAAGACATTTCAGCACAGTGGAGATTTTGAATATCGGGAGTTCATGGTGAATGAAACGAAATCTGTGTTGTTCTTTATTAAAACAAGAATTGATGAAGGCAAACTGAACGATTTCATCATCGGGAATTTGCTGGGCACACCCGGCAAACAAGATTATATAAAGTCTCTCAGCACTCTTGAAACAGGCGATTTGACGCTCATCACAGACAGTATTATTGCAGGGAGCATTGCCTTTCTTGATGAAAACTCCTCACAGATCAAATTATTTGCCGTCGGGCAGCCGCCGCTGCGCTCTATTTCTGAGCCCTCTTCTGAAAGCATTATTACGGGGGCACATGACGGATTTGTGGAAAGTTTAGATACAAACATTTATTTATTACGTTCGCACTTAAATGATCGAAAACTTGCCCTGCAATATCATAAGATTGGCACAAAATCGGAGACGAAGATCGCCATCGTTTATATATCCGATATTGTGAATAAGGAAAAGGTAGAAGAGATAAACAAGCGGATTACTTCTATTAAAGTTGACACTATTATCAGCCCAGGTTCCATTGTAGAAGCTATCGAAGATGATTCGTTTTCTATTTTTCCTCAGCTCATTGATACAGAACGTCCGGATAAGGTCAGGTCTGCGATCCTTGAGGGCAGAATTGTGCTGCTGATAGATGGCAGTCCGATGGCCATCATTCTGCCTGTCACTTTCTTTAGCTTCTTTCAATCACCAGATGATTATAATAGCCGCTGGATTCCGGCGACATTTATTCGAATTCTACGTTATCTTGCTTGTCTGATTGCTATCATTTTGCCATCTTTTTATATAGCCGTGATTGGCTTTCACTATGAAGTCGTCCCTGACGAATTAGCCATCACCATGAAGAATTCGATTATCGGCATTCCTTTCCCTCCCTTGATTGAGGCCATGCTGATGGAGATTACTATTGAACTGATACGTGAAGCCGGGGTACGGTTGCCAAAACCAATTGGTCAGACCATTGGAATTGTGGGCGGTTTGGTCATTGGTGATGCCGTTGTAAAAGCAGGACTCATATCCAATGTACTCGTGATTGTAGTAGCAGTAACAGCCGTTGCTTCATTTGTTCTCCCATCCTTTGAAATGACGGCAACCATTCGGATGCTACGTTTCCCGCTCATGTTCATGGCATCAATGTTTGGTTTTATTGGGATTTCATTCGGACTATCAATGATGCTCATGAATTTATGCCGCCTAGAATCACTCGGAGTACCTTACTTATCACCAGTTGCTCCATTTAACTGGCAGGACTTAAAAGACACCATCATTCGTTTACCAATGTGGATGTACAAAATGCGACCTATTTATTTAAAGCCACAAAAGGAAAGACAAACTGAAGATTTGAGAGGGTGGAAACATAAACATGGAAAATAA
- the pgsB gene encoding poly-gamma-glutamate synthase PgsB: protein MWLIVIACVIMLGIGFIEKKRHQKNIDALPVRVNINGIRGKSTVTRLTTGILMEAGYKTVGKTTGTDARMIYWDTPEEKPIKRKPQGPNIGEQKEVMRETVERGANAIVSECMAVNPDYQIIFQEELLQANIGVIVNVLEDHMDVMGPTLDEIAEAFTATIPYNGHLVITDSEYTDFFKEIAKKRNTEVIVADNSKITDEYLRKFEYMVFPDNASLALGVAQALGIDEDTAFRGMLNAPPDPGAMRILPLMDAKTPGHFVNGFAANDAASTLNIWKRVKEIGYPTDEPIVIMNCRADRVDRTIQFAEDVLPYIEASELVLIGETTEPIVKAYEEGKIPADQLHNLEHQSTEEIINMLEKKLHNRVIYGVGNIHGAAEPLIEKIQEYKIKQLVS, encoded by the coding sequence ATGTGGTTAATCGTTATAGCCTGTGTCATCATGTTAGGGATTGGCTTTATTGAAAAGAAGCGTCATCAGAAAAATATTGATGCCCTGCCGGTGCGCGTTAATATTAATGGTATTCGCGGAAAGTCTACCGTGACAAGATTGACAACCGGTATCTTAATGGAGGCAGGTTATAAAACTGTCGGCAAAACAACAGGAACGGATGCAAGAATGATTTATTGGGATACGCCAGAAGAGAAACCGATTAAAAGGAAACCGCAAGGACCGAATATCGGAGAGCAAAAGGAAGTCATGAGAGAAACAGTTGAAAGAGGAGCAAATGCTATCGTCAGCGAATGTATGGCGGTGAATCCAGATTATCAAATTATCTTTCAAGAAGAACTGCTTCAAGCGAATATTGGCGTGATCGTAAACGTTCTTGAAGATCATATGGATGTGATGGGGCCGACTCTTGATGAAATAGCAGAAGCCTTTACTGCAACAATTCCTTACAATGGACACTTGGTTATTACGGATAGTGAATATACAGATTTCTTTAAAGAGATTGCGAAAAAACGCAACACAGAGGTCATTGTTGCCGATAATTCCAAGATTACTGATGAGTATTTACGGAAATTTGAGTATATGGTTTTCCCAGATAATGCTTCGCTGGCACTTGGGGTCGCACAAGCATTAGGAATTGATGAAGATACGGCATTCAGAGGAATGTTAAATGCGCCGCCTGATCCAGGAGCAATGAGAATTCTCCCATTAATGGATGCAAAAACACCTGGACACTTTGTAAATGGCTTTGCAGCAAATGACGCAGCATCTACATTGAACATTTGGAAGCGTGTGAAGGAAATAGGGTATCCAACAGATGAACCGATTGTCATTATGAACTGCCGTGCGGATCGTGTAGACAGAACGATTCAATTTGCAGAAGATGTACTTCCTTATATTGAAGCAAGTGAGCTTGTCTTAATTGGTGAAACGACCGAACCAATTGTGAAGGCATATGAGGAAGGGAAAATTCCGGCTGACCAATTACACAACCTTGAACATCAATCTACAGAGGAAATTATAAACATGCTTGAGAAAAAGCTTCATAATCGAGTGATTTATGGAGTCGGAAATATTCATGGCGCCGCCGAACCGTTAATCGAAAAAATTCAAGAATACAAAATTAAGCAGCTTGTCAGCTAG
- the pgsC gene encoding poly-gamma-glutamate biosynthesis protein PgsC gives MFGSDLYISLILGVLLSLIFAEKTGIVPAGLVVPGYLALVFNQPVFILIVLSVSLLTYVIVRFGLSKFMILYGRRKFAAMLITGIALKLIFDFFYPIVPFEIAEFRGIGIIVPGLIANTIQKQGLTITLGSTLLLSGATFAIMYVYYLF, from the coding sequence ATGTTCGGATCAGATCTTTATATCTCGTTAATTTTAGGAGTCCTACTCAGTTTAATCTTTGCAGAAAAAACAGGAATTGTACCCGCTGGACTGGTTGTACCTGGATATCTCGCACTTGTATTCAATCAACCAGTGTTTATTTTAATCGTCTTATCTGTCAGCTTGCTTACGTATGTCATTGTACGCTTTGGCTTATCAAAATTTATGATTTTATACGGCCGGAGAAAGTTTGCTGCGATGTTGATTACAGGGATTGCCTTAAAGCTCATATTTGATTTCTTCTATCCAATTGTTCCATTTGAGATAGCAGAGTTTCGCGGAATTGGAATCATCGTACCTGGATTGATTGCGAATACGATTCAAAAGCAAGGTCTTACGATTACCCTTGGAAGTACGTTACTTCTAAGTGGTGCAACATTTGCCATCATGTATGTTTACTATCTATTTTAA